The following proteins are co-located in the Phyllostomus discolor isolate MPI-MPIP mPhyDis1 chromosome 1, mPhyDis1.pri.v3, whole genome shotgun sequence genome:
- the ACIN1 gene encoding apoptotic chromatin condensation inducer in the nucleus isoform X7: MISESKEGEEKEEVTMDTSENRPENEVPEPPMPIADQISNDDRPEGSAEDEEKKESSLPKSFKRKISVVSATKGVPAGNSDTEGGQPGRKRRWGASTATTQKKPSISITTESLKSLIPDIKPLVGQEAVVDLHADDSRISEDETERNGDDGTHDKGLKICRTVTQVVPAEGQENGQREEEEEEKEPEAEPPIPPQVSVEVALPPPVEHEVKKVTLGDTLTRRSISQQKSGVSITIDDPVRTAQVPSPPRGKISNIVHISNLVRPFTLGQLKELLGRTGTLVEEAFWIDKIKSHCFVTYSTIEEAVATRTALHGVKWPQSNPKFLCADYAEQDELDYHRGLLVDRPSETKTEEQGVPRPLHPPPPPPAQPPQHPRAEQREQERAVREQWAEREREMERRERTRSEREWDRDKVREGPRSRSRSRDRRRKERAKSKEKKSEKKEKTQEEPPAKLLDDLFRKTKAAPCIYWLPLTDSQIVQKEAERAERAKEREKRRKEQEEEEQKEREKEAERERNRQLEREKRREHSRERDRERERERERDRGDRDRDRERDRERGRERDRRDNKRHSRSRSRSTPVRDRGGRR; the protein is encoded by the exons AGTTCGCTGCCCAAATCATTCAAGAGGAAGATCTCCGTTGTCT CAGCTACCAAGGGGGTGCCAGCTGGAAACAGTGACACAGAGGGGGGTCAGCCTGGTCGGAAGCGGCGTTGGGGAGCCAGCACAGCCACCACACAGAAGAAACCCTCCATCAGTATCACCACCGAATCACTCAAG AGCCTCATCCCCGACATCAAACCCCTGGTGGGGCAGGAGGCTGTTGTGGATCTTCATGCTGATGACTCTCGAATCTCTGAGGATGAGACAGAGCGTAATGGTGACGATGGGACTCATGACAAAGGGCTGAAAATATGCCGGACAGTCACTCAG GTAGTACCTGCAGAGGGCCAGGAGAatgggcagagggaagaagaggaagaagaaaaggagcctGAAGCAGAACCCCCTATACCTCCCCAGGTTTCAGTAGAGGTGGCCTTGCCTCCCCCTGTGGAGCATGAAGTAAAGAAAG TGACTTTAGGAGATACTTTAACAAGACGTTCCATTAGCCAGCAGAAGTCTGGAGTTTCCATTACAATTGATGATCCAGTCCGAACTGCTCAggtgccctccccgccccggggCAAGATCAGTAACATCGTGCACATCTCCAATTTG GTTCGTCCCTTCACTTTAGGCCAATTGAAGGAATTGTTGGGACGTACGGGAACTCTGGTGGAAGAGGCCTTCTGGATTGACAAGATCAAATCTCATTGCTTTGTAACG TACTCAACAATAGAGGAAGCAGTTGCCACCCGCACAGCCCTACATGGGGTCAAATGGCCTCAGTCCAATCCCAAATTCCTTTGTGCCGACTATGCTGAGCAAGATGAG CTGGACTATCATCGGGGCCTCTTGGTGGACCGTCCCTCTGAAACTAAGACAGAGGAGCAGGGGGTACCACGGCCCCTgcaccctccacccccgcccccagcccagccaccacAGCACCCCCGGGCAGAGCAGCGGGAGCAAGAGCGGGCAGTGCGGGAACAGTGGGCAGAGCGGGAACGGGAAATGGAGCGGCGGGAGCGAACTCGATCAGAGCGTGAATGGGATCGGGACAAAGTTCGAGAAGGGCCCCGTTCCAGATCACGGTCCCGTGACCGCCGCCGCAAGGAACGTGCAAAGTCTAAAGAAAAGAAGAGTGAAAAGAAAG AGAAAACTCAGGAGGAACCACCAGCCAAGCTCCTGGATGACCTTTTCCGCAAGACCAAAGCAGCTCCCTGCATCTACTGGCTCCCACTGACTGACAGCCAG ATTGTTCAGAAGGAGGCAGAGCGGGCTGAACGGGCCAAGGAGCGGGAGAAACGACGAAAGgagcaagaagaagaagagcaaaaggaGCGGGAGAAAGAAGCAGAGCGAGAGCGGAACCGACAGCTGGAGCGAGAGAAGCGACGAGAGCACAGCCGAGAGAGGGaccgggagagagagagggaacgcGAGCGTGACAGGGGGGATCGAGACCGGGATAGGGAACGGGACCGGGAAcgaggcagggagagggaccGCAGAGACAACAAGCGCCACAGCAGGAGCCGGAGTCGGAGCACACCTGTGCGGGACCGGGGTGGGCGCCGCTAG
- the CDH24 gene encoding cadherin-24: protein MWGLVRLLLAWLGGWGCMGRLAAPARAWAWSRGGSGPALLRTRRSWVWNQFFVIEEYAGPEPVLIGKLHSDVDRGEGRTKYLLTGEGAGTVFVIDEATGNIHVTKSLDREEKAQYVLLAQAVDRASNRPLEPPSEFIIKVQDINDNPPIFPLGPYHATVPEMSNVGTSVIQVTAHDADDPSYGNSAKLVYTVLDGLPFFSVDPQTGVVRTAIPNMDRETQEEFLVVIQAKDMGGHMGGLSGSTTVTVTLSDVNDNPPKFPQSLYQFSVVETAGPGTLVGRLRAQDPDLGDNALMAYSILDGEGSEAFSISTDAQGRDGLLTVRKPLDFETRRSYSFRVEATNTLIDPAYLRRGPFKDVASVRIAVQDAPEPPAFTQAAYHLAVSENKAPGTLVGQVSATDLDSPASLIRYSILPHSDVERCFSIEPEDGTIRTAVPLDREARVWHNLTVLATELDSSAQASRVQVAIQTLDENDNAPQLAEPYDTFVCDSAAPGQLIQVIRSLDRDEAGNSSRVSLQGPLGPDANFTVRDNQDGSASLLLPSRPAPPRQAPYLVPIELWDWGTPALSSTATVTVSMCRCRPDGSVASCRPEAQLSPAGLSTGALLAIITCVGTLLALVVLFVALRHQKQEALMVLEEEDVRENIITYDDEGGGEEDTEAFDISALQNPDAAALPAPGPLGRRDVLPRARAQRQPRPPGPGPADVAQLLALRLREADEDPSVPPYDSVQVYGYEGRGSSCGSLSSLGSEAGGAPGPAEPLDDWGPLFRTLAELYGTKEPPAP from the exons ATGTGGGGCCTAGTGAGGCTCCTgctggcctggctgggtggctggggctGCATGGGACGCCTGGCAGCCCCAGCCCGGGCCTGGGCATGGTCCCGGGGGGGCTCAGGACCAGCACTGCTGCGGACCCGAAGGAGCTGGGTGTGGAACCAGTTTTTTGTCATCGAGGAATATGCCGGTCCAGAGCCTGTCCTCATTGGCAAG CTGCACTCGGATGTGGACCGGGGTGAGGGTCGCACCAAGTACCTGCtgactggggagggagcaggcacCGTGTTTGTGATTGATGAGGCCACAGGCAATATCCATGTCACCAAGAGCCTGGACCGGGAGGAGAAGGCACAGTATGTGCTACTGGCCCAAGCTGTGGACCGAGCTTCCAACCGTCCTCTGGAGCCCCCATCAGAGTTCATCATCAAGGTGCAAGACATCAACGACAATCCCCCCATCTTTCCCCTGGGGCCTTACCATGCTACAGTGCCCGAGATGTCCAACGTTG GGACATCGGTAATCCAGGTGACTGCTCACGACGCTGATGATCCCAGCTATGGGAACAGCGCCAAGCTGGTGTACACTGTGCTGGATggcctgcctttcttctctgtggACCCCCAGACTG GAGTTGTGCGCACTGCCATCCCCAACATGGACCGAGAGACTCAGGAGGAGTTCTTGGTGGTGATTCAGGCCAAGGACATGGGCGGCCACATGGGGGGGCTGTCGGGCAGTACTACAGTGACAGTCACCCTCAGTGATGTCAATGACAACCCCCCCAAGTTCCCTCAGA GCCTGTACCAGTTCTCTGTGGTGGAGACAGCTGGGCCAGGCACCCTGGTGGGCCGGCTTCGGGCCCAGGACCCGGACCTGGGTGACAACGCCCTCATGGCATACAGCATCCTGGATGGGGAGGGGTCCGAGGCCTTCAGCATCAGCACAGACGCCCAGGGGCGAGATGGGCTCCTCACCGTCCGAAAG CCCCTAGACTTCGAGACTCGTCGCTCCTACTCCTTCCGTGTGGAGGCCACCAACACGCTCATCGACCCAGCCTACCTGCGGCGGGGGCCCTTCAAGGATGTGGCCTCAGTGCGCATAGCTGTGCAGGATGCCCCAGAGCCACCTGCCTTCACCCAGGCTGCCTACCACCTGGCGGTGTCTGAGAACAAGGCTCCAGGGACCCTGGTGGGCCAGGTCTCAGCCACTGACCTGGATTCTCCCGCCAGCCTGATCAG ATACTCCATCCTCCCCCACTCTGACGTGGAGCGCTGCTTCTCCATCGAGCCCGAGGATGGCACCATCCGCACAGCTGTGCCCCTGGACCGTGAGGCCCGAGTATGGCACAACCTCACAGTGCTGGCCACAGAGCTCG ACAGTTCCGCACAGGCCTCCCGTGTGCAAGTGGCCATCCAGACCTTGGATGAAAATGACAATGCTCCCCAGCTGGCTGAGCCCTATGACACCTTTGTGTGCGATTCTGCAGCCCCTGGCCAG CTGATTCAGGTCATCCGGTCACTGGACAGAGATGAAGCTGGCAACAGTAGTCGTGTCTCTCTTCAAGGTCCTCTGGGCCCCGATGCAAACTTCACTGTCCGGGACAACCAAG ATGGCTCCGCCAGCCTGCTGCTGCCCTCCCGTCCTGCTCCACCCCGCCAGGCCCCCTACCTGGTTCCCATAGAACTGTGGGACTGGGGGACCCCAGCACTGAGCAGTACTGCCACCGTGACTGTCAGCATGTGCCGCTGCCGGCCTGATGGCTCTGTGGCATCCTGCCGGCCTGAGGCTCAGCTCTCACCTGCCGGGCTCAGCACTGGGGCCCTGCTTGCCATCATCACCTGCGTGGGCACCCTGCTTG ccctggtgGTGCTCTTCGTGGCCCTGCGGCACCAGAAGCAGGAAGCCCTGAtggtgctggaggaggaggacgtCAGAGAAAACATCATCACCTATGACGACGAGGGCGGTGGTGAAGAGGACACAGAGGCCTTTGACATCAGCGCCCTTCAGAACCCGGACGCGGCGGCCCTGCCGGCCCCTGGCCCCCTTGGGCGCCGTGACGTGCTACCACGGGCCCGGGCGCAACGCCAGCCTCGgcctcctggccctggccctgccgaCGTGGCTCAGCTCCTGGCACTGCGGCTCCGTGAGGCAGACGAGGACCCCAGCGTGCCACCCTACGACTCGGTGCAGGTGTATGGCTACGAGGGCCGGGGCTCCTCCTGTGGCTCCCTCAGCTCCCTGGGCTCTGAGGCCGGCGGCGCCCCCGGCCCCGCAGAGCCGCTGGACGACTGGGGGCCACTCTTCCGCACCCTAGCCGAGCTGTACGGGACCAAGGAGCCCCCGGCCCCCTGA
- the PSMB11 gene encoding proteasome subunit beta type-11, producing MALQDVCKWQAPDTQELSPHLSQAGGWAVPRGCDPPTFLQTQGPRLAHGTTTLAFRFRHGVIAAADTRSSCSNYVACPASRKVIPVHQHLLGTTSGTSADCTTWYRVLQRELRLRALREGQLPSVASAAKLLSAMMSRYRGLDLCVATALCGWDRSGPALFYVYSDGTRLQGDIFSVGSGSPYAYGVLDRGYRYDMTTQEAYALARCAVAHATHRDAYSGGSVDLFHVRESGWEYVSRNDAWVLYSELQKLPELEEQEEKEASQVHPEPATPAQSW from the coding sequence ATGGCTCTGCAGGATGTATGCAAGTGGCAGGCCCCCGACACCCAGGAGCTATCACCTCACCTGTCTCAGGCCGGTGGCTGGGCTGTGCCTCGGGGCTGTGACCCTCCAACCTTCTTGCagacccagggccccaggctggctCATGGCACCACCACCCTGGCCTTCCGCTTCCGTCATGGAGTCATTGCTGCGGCTGACACCCGATCCTCCTGCAGCAACTACGTGGCATGTCCAGCCTCACGCAAGGTCATCCCTGTTCACCAGCACCTCCTGGGCACCACCTCTGGCACCTCCGCTGACTGCACCACATGGTACCGGGTGTTACAGCGGGAGCTGCGGCTGCGGGCACTGAGGGAGGGCCAGCTGCCCAGTGTGGCCAGTGCTGCCAAACTCTTGTCAGCCATGATGTCCCGCTACCGGGGGCTGGATCTGTGTGTGGCTACTGCCCTGTGTGGCTGGGATCGCTCGGGCCCTGCCCTCTTCTATGTCTACAGCGATGGCACCCGCCTGCAGGGGGACATCTTCTCCGTGGGCTCTGGGTCTCCTTACGCCTATGGCGTGCTAGACCGAGGCTACCGCTACGACATGACCACTCAGGAGGCCTACGCCCTGGCTCGCTGTGCCGTGGCCCATGCCACCCACCGTGACGCCTACTCTGGGGGTTCTGTAGACCTCTTTCATGTGCGAGAGAGTGGGTGGGAGTACGTGTCACGCAACGATGCCTGGGTGCTGTATTCAGAGCTGCAGAAGCTTCCGGAGCTGGAGGAACAAGAGGAGAAGGAGGCCAGCCAGGTCCATCCTGAACCTGCCACTCCTGCACAGAGCTGGTGA